The region TGTCCGACCTGACTGTCGTGAGGTCACCCCTGCTTCTTTCGCTGATGCCACTGGTTGTAGCTTGCCACGACGCTGCGGAACTGCCTCCCGCTGGGTCCAGCACGTCGCCCGCTCCGGCTCCGTCTTCTCCTCTCCACGCGACCTGCGACTTTTCGCCCATACCCAGGCTGGCAGTCTTTCCAGACCAGACGCTCCTCGATGGCGTCTCAGTTGCCGAACCCGAGCTTGAATCAACGCTGAGCTCCAGGCAGCAACTCCTTCGCTCGATCGGAGGCAAACCCATCAGCCAGATCGTTGTCCAAGTCGACGCAAACGTTTCGAAGGAGCGAATTGGCCGCCTGTTGGCTGATGTAGCAAAGGCCGGCTTCGTCGACGTGACACGCCTCGACATCCCAATGCGCGACCATTGACGACGCTGATTGGAGCACACTTCCCATCCCTTGCGCTTTACGCCTTGCGCCAAGCCCCGCCGGCGAACAACGGCCGCAACGGTCGGCCTCCCTCTTGCACCCGCAGCTGAACCGCAGGACGTTGGCCAGACATGAAGGTTTCGTCCGGCGCTGGTGACTTTGTCGAGCTCGAACGGATCAACTCAGGCTCGGGCGACGTGCAGATCACTGTCCGTGTCCGTCATGGGACCTTTTCTGGAGAGACCGAGGCTTGGGTCGCGCAGCAGTCTTGGTTCACGTTCGCGCAAGACCTGACCAAGCTTGAAGAGCTCCGCCAAGGTGAAGCCCATCTTGCAAGCATGTCACCGCGTGAAGTGGCGCTCGTGTTCCGCTCTCTTGACCGGGTGGGACATGTCGGGGTCGAAGGAACCATCGGCAGGCAAGCGTTCGACCGCAACGTGACCCTGCGTTTCACCGCATTTTCCTTTGACCCCGCGCAGCTGGTCCAACTCGCCCGCGCCGCGCGCGTCATCTCCGCGGAAGCTGGCTAACTGCCAGTGAAACCGTCGGCGGCAGCGTCGCTGCATTCGAGGTGTTCCGCGCGGCGCGGTATTATCCCCGGGCCAAGCGTTTGCCGGCCCACGGTCGCAACGGTTGGCCTTCGGCCTCCCTCTTGCACCCAAAGCTGAACAGCATGAAACCCAGCTCTTCCACGACCGCCGGCTGGTTGTTGGCGGGGCGGCAGGCAGCCGAGGCGACGTGGAAGCGCGATCCAGGATCCTCCGAACCGCTGCCATCGTGATCGCTTACGGCATGTCGCACGCTCGACCCGTCAACGCGACGTCGTTCTGGAATTCGACGCGCCGTGCGACCGGACGTGGACAGACGGACATGTCGGGAAGCAGCCTGCTGAGCTTTGCCGTGGAGTTCGCGCGGGCGAACGGCCGAAACGCCGTCTATTCGGGTTTCCTGGTTGGTGGGAAGTACGTCGCGCGCGGCCACGACAGCGAGTTCAGTTCGGTGCGCGGTCTTACAGTGCAGGGCGGACTTCTCTTCGGGTATCACATACTTGTCGGCTCAGCGCGGTACGGGCCTCATCCCGATGCGACGCGCACAACGGCCTCCTGGGACAGCTTTGCGTTGATGTTGGGTACAGCCTGTAGCCGGCTCACGTCCGTTGCCTAACCTGGCCGCTGCCGCCCTGCTGAACTCGCATCGCATCCGCTCCGCAGCCAAGCGGCGGCCCGAGCTCGCGCCGGCATTCCCTCGGGCCGCGTGGTCGCCTCCGGCGCCAACGCCGGGGCCACCGCCGCAGCCTGCAGCGGCGAACCATCTGGTGGCGGGCGAGCCGCTGGCGTGCTGGTTGCTCGTGCCGACCGGGACCACCCTGCTCGCTGCCTACCAGGTCGCTGCAGCAGACGAGCGCGGCCCAGGCCGAGGCATTTCCTCCAGCCCTCGCTCTTGCGTCCG is a window of Polyangiaceae bacterium DNA encoding:
- a CDS encoding phage integrase N-terminal SAM-like domain-containing protein, which gives rise to MAARPPRLLDQVTEAVRTRGMSPRTAKAYRGWVRRYVLYHRSQRPVPAWKRLAAAGVRPDCREVTPASFADATGCSLPRRCGTASRWVQHVARSGSVFSSPRDLRLFAHTQAGSLSRPDAPRWRLSCRTRA